One stretch of Thermanaerosceptrum fracticalcis DNA includes these proteins:
- a CDS encoding SAF domain-containing protein — protein sequence MTKFKPYMPYILLLLLGLAISGFFYFQLESKLHTQKPTTVKIVVPAKDIPAHKEITTADIKLKEVPQEMGTEDIAKTPESVLGFYADTTLYAELPIKLNRIIKDKNILNRDIVAINIDYVRSAAAKPGDIVDVYFIKAEAANWTAVSSEKVASDVIVISIEDADGNKLEKGKSKTAVAVLAVSPSFTEKVVPGAVKDNARYVLAVKNRPQEIQQSQPALQEGN from the coding sequence ATGACAAAATTCAAACCATACATGCCGTATATTTTGCTTTTGCTATTGGGCCTTGCGATAAGCGGCTTTTTTTATTTCCAGCTAGAAAGCAAGCTGCACACCCAAAAACCGACGACCGTTAAAATAGTGGTGCCTGCAAAGGACATTCCTGCACATAAAGAAATAACCACGGCGGATATAAAACTCAAGGAAGTACCGCAAGAAATGGGAACTGAGGACATTGCCAAAACTCCTGAGTCGGTGCTGGGTTTTTATGCGGATACCACCCTGTATGCCGAACTTCCTATCAAGTTAAACAGAATAATTAAAGACAAAAACATCCTTAACCGGGATATAGTCGCTATAAACATAGACTATGTACGCTCCGCAGCGGCCAAGCCCGGAGACATTGTGGATGTGTATTTCATCAAGGCGGAAGCTGCCAACTGGACGGCGGTATCTTCCGAAAAAGTTGCCTCGGATGTAATAGTCATCTCTATTGAAGATGCAGACGGCAACAAATTGGAAAAGGGCAAGTCTAAAACGGCGGTGGCGGTGTTGGCCGTATCGCCTTCTTTCACCGAAAAAGTCGTGCCCGGTGCCGTCAAGGATAATGCAAGATATGTCTTGGCGGTTAAAAACCGACCCCAAGAGATACAGCAGTCACAGCCGGCCTTACAGGAGGGGAACTAA
- a CDS encoding ATPase, T2SS/T4P/T4SS family, whose protein sequence is MTKLLDMLVKLFKSETPTEEQNEQVKRPEKLTIEEAKAHVQEQIFKSEKNREETQGIFKDAMAGDRNAYFKALGIIKDMLADIKLDDNISCEEAAEIIYSQTWGLDVVEKYYRDKEIDEIRVNSPDNIYVVRRGKSERIKESFENEEKVETVIKRMIIDDVGISLDRSSPRIESVRKDGSRLTATCYPVSKTWTFVLRKHNTFEMTVENLIKHKTLDEKTWEILKLLVRGRVNILFSGNVGSGKTSLMRKLIEQTDPALRILVIGKDLELKLLEHYPHKDIIELEEHAYLGASMKELFETALRESPDCIIIEEFRGAGEAVEAIRACTRGHYGSMASAHFNNAEEAVEGTAMMMLEEGLSLPLELAKLRVARAFNVVVQMYGDAITGIKKLISITEIYVDENNNINYIPLVEWVPSCEEYMGEGKWVFRSNPSPKLITHISRTAPREEIEKAGWDTGCITCGL, encoded by the coding sequence TTGACAAAGTTGCTGGACATGCTTGTAAAACTTTTTAAGTCCGAAACACCGACAGAAGAACAAAACGAACAAGTAAAAAGACCTGAAAAACTGACTATTGAAGAAGCAAAAGCCCATGTGCAGGAACAAATATTCAAGTCGGAAAAAAACAGGGAAGAAACACAGGGAATCTTCAAGGATGCCATGGCCGGAGACCGCAACGCATATTTCAAAGCATTGGGGATTATAAAAGATATGCTTGCGGATATAAAACTCGACGATAACATTTCCTGCGAGGAAGCGGCGGAAATCATATACAGCCAAACCTGGGGGCTGGATGTGGTGGAGAAGTACTACAGGGACAAGGAGATTGACGAAATCAGAGTGAACAGCCCTGATAACATCTATGTAGTACGCAGGGGAAAATCGGAAAGGATCAAGGAATCCTTTGAAAACGAAGAAAAAGTGGAAACAGTCATAAAACGAATGATCATTGATGATGTGGGTATTTCCCTGGACCGTTCATCGCCCAGGATAGAAAGCGTGAGAAAGGACGGATCCCGCCTGACGGCCACCTGTTATCCAGTGTCAAAGACATGGACCTTTGTTTTAAGAAAACACAACACATTTGAAATGACCGTTGAAAACCTGATCAAACACAAGACGTTAGACGAAAAGACCTGGGAAATACTCAAACTGCTGGTGAGAGGCCGGGTCAACATTCTTTTTTCAGGCAACGTAGGCTCAGGCAAGACCAGTCTCATGCGAAAACTCATAGAGCAGACTGATCCGGCCCTGAGAATACTTGTCATAGGTAAGGACCTGGAACTGAAGCTGTTGGAGCATTATCCGCACAAAGACATCATCGAACTGGAAGAACACGCATATCTGGGTGCTTCGATGAAAGAACTTTTCGAGACAGCCTTGCGGGAAAGTCCGGACTGCATAATCATTGAGGAATTCAGAGGGGCCGGGGAAGCCGTGGAAGCGATCAGGGCGTGTACCAGGGGGCATTACGGTTCGATGGCTTCGGCCCACTTCAACAACGCTGAGGAAGCCGTGGAAGGGACAGCTATGATGATGTTGGAGGAAGGGCTGTCACTTCCTTTGGAGTTGGCCAAACTCAGGGTGGCGAGGGCCTTTAATGTTGTTGTGCAGATGTACGGGGACGCCATAACCGGTATCAAGAAATTAATAAGCATAACAGAGATTTACGTCGATGAAAACAACAACATCAACTATATACCTCTTGTGGAATGGGTTCCTTCTTGCGAAGAATACATGGGTGAAGGCAAGTGGGTATTTCGCAGCAATCCCAGCCCTAAATTAATAACCCACATATCCAGGACGGCACCCAGGGAAGAAATCGAGAAAGCGGGGTGGGACACCGGATGTATAACTTGTGGGTTATAG
- a CDS encoding prepilin peptidase: MGKPDILFLVITAAILVCGLIDAKKYIIPNVITVPLIISGVVYQIYHQGYINLVFATAVALIIIVLALLTKGGIGGGDLKLLTGLALWMELQHFLYVVLISSFIGIVWGIAKKVKARGYEKVKEEYFQKMVLTHALGLKNGLDVSIEEELNNNDIVPFGACVALGYLAWFFPAVIK, translated from the coding sequence GTGGGCAAACCTGACATCCTGTTTTTAGTTATAACCGCAGCAATTCTGGTCTGCGGCCTGATAGACGCAAAGAAATACATCATACCCAATGTTATAACCGTACCGTTGATCATCTCCGGCGTTGTCTATCAGATTTATCATCAAGGTTATATAAACCTTGTCTTTGCAACAGCGGTGGCCCTTATAATCATAGTCCTGGCCCTTTTAACCAAAGGGGGCATCGGCGGCGGGGACCTGAAACTGCTAACCGGACTGGCTTTATGGATGGAGTTGCAGCATTTTTTATATGTGGTCCTGATCTCCAGCTTTATCGGTATCGTTTGGGGTATTGCCAAAAAAGTCAAAGCCCGTGGCTATGAAAAAGTAAAGGAAGAATATTTCCAAAAAATGGTACTTACTCATGCCTTGGGCTTGAAAAACGGGCTGGATGTCAGCATTGAAGAAGAACTGAACAATAACGACATTGTTCCTTTCGGTGCCTGCGTAGCCCTGGGTTATCTGGCATGGTTTTTTCCAGCCGTTATAAAATAA
- a CDS encoding type II secretion system F family protein, giving the protein MYNLWVIAVSVGAGIIFFAAGALLYKILKKALTNIRITREEKRASELLKKVPFDEWVHTLERSIRQSNLKINISLYVAVSLLASVTAFFSSLYFLKNLTASFFLALAFLVIPEHVLNILIQRKREKTKEQMVAAIRIFTAEYLQTPQLEKAFDAVGKRVADPVGGAFRRAYTELMLGKNADMVLAGLARNINNEYGIMFVQLLKLSKHDASMSSLFAELLERMENNIELSRKNHANLTGERILALMMTCIPIPAYFLMSRIIPETTYFLAETFIGRTIITIAFGSIFIWALLDRIMGRVEA; this is encoded by the coding sequence ATGTATAACTTGTGGGTTATAGCCGTATCCGTTGGGGCAGGCATAATTTTTTTCGCCGCCGGTGCTTTGCTGTATAAAATCCTTAAAAAAGCGTTAACGAACATACGGATTACAAGGGAAGAAAAAAGGGCCTCCGAACTATTGAAAAAAGTCCCTTTTGACGAGTGGGTCCATACCCTGGAGAGAAGCATCAGGCAATCAAACTTAAAAATCAATATCAGCTTGTATGTAGCGGTGAGTTTGCTTGCGAGCGTTACCGCCTTTTTCTCCAGCCTGTATTTTTTAAAAAACCTGACAGCCTCGTTTTTCCTGGCATTAGCATTTTTGGTTATACCCGAACACGTCCTGAACATCCTTATCCAAAGAAAAAGGGAAAAAACAAAAGAACAAATGGTGGCGGCCATCAGAATATTCACGGCAGAATACCTGCAAACGCCCCAATTGGAGAAGGCTTTTGACGCAGTAGGCAAGAGGGTTGCCGATCCTGTAGGCGGTGCTTTCAGAAGGGCTTACACTGAACTCATGCTGGGTAAAAACGCAGACATGGTTCTGGCCGGTCTTGCCAGAAACATAAACAACGAGTACGGCATCATGTTCGTGCAATTGTTGAAGTTGTCCAAGCATGACGCCTCTATGAGTTCCTTGTTTGCGGAGCTTTTGGAGCGAATGGAAAACAACATCGAGCTCAGCCGTAAAAACCATGCCAACCTGACCGGGGAGCGAATACTGGCCTTGATGATGACCTGCATCCCAATCCCTGCCTACTTTCTGATGTCCAGGATCATCCCTGAAACCACATATTTTCTGGCGGAAACTTTTATCGGCAGGACGATCATCACCATCGCTTTCGGTTCCATTTTCATATGGGCCTTGCTTGACCGCATAATGGGGAGGGTGGAAGCATGA
- the iscB gene encoding RNA-guided endonuclease IscB, whose protein sequence is MFVINKHGKPLMPCKPSKARKLLKQGKAKVVKKEPFTIQLLHGSSGYKQKCIAGIDTGSKNMGVAVATEDGRVIYKAQVYLRQDIKENIEARRRLRRTRRNRKTRYRKARFLNRKRKEGWLPPSIKARIEAHYNIARKLAKIIPISEIRVEVGQFDTQALQNPEIRGIEYQQGEMQGFDSVKEYVKIRDNYQCRYAKLRPDIPCSDKLTVDHIIPRSKGGTDNPSNLVCCCEAHNIAKGSMSYKEFTGKISPKIEDFRSTVFMNVSRYYLVPMLQKIAPTKYTFGLYTRRKRKEWAIEKSHINDAIVIAGIKPRWQDDAWYYIRQVRKKKRSLHEEIPRKGRKQPNREAKRNNKNEKEIIVRGKKWCLRDKVYIHELSEAGFISGFTGKWVYVQDIHGNYLQLSDKYKQINPEKLELMYRNNNYICERFISTL, encoded by the coding sequence GTGTTCGTTATTAACAAGCATGGCAAGCCCTTAATGCCATGCAAACCTTCAAAAGCAAGAAAACTCTTGAAACAGGGGAAAGCAAAAGTAGTTAAGAAAGAACCATTTACTATTCAATTGTTGCATGGAAGCAGTGGTTATAAGCAAAAATGCATAGCAGGAATTGACACTGGCAGTAAGAATATGGGAGTAGCTGTAGCAACTGAAGATGGTAGAGTGATCTACAAAGCACAGGTTTATTTAAGGCAGGATATAAAAGAGAACATTGAAGCACGCCGGAGGTTAAGACGCACCAGAAGGAACAGGAAAACTCGTTATCGCAAAGCAAGATTTCTTAATCGCAAGAGAAAAGAAGGTTGGTTGCCCCCATCTATAAAAGCAAGAATAGAAGCACATTATAACATAGCAAGAAAACTTGCAAAAATAATACCAATATCAGAAATCAGGGTAGAAGTAGGGCAATTCGACACGCAAGCGTTACAAAATCCTGAAATAAGGGGTATAGAGTATCAACAAGGAGAGATGCAAGGGTTTGACAGTGTCAAGGAATATGTAAAAATCAGAGATAACTATCAATGCCGTTATGCAAAGTTAAGACCGGATATACCGTGTTCAGACAAACTAACAGTAGACCACATTATTCCACGCAGTAAAGGAGGTACTGATAATCCATCAAATCTTGTTTGTTGTTGTGAAGCACATAATATAGCAAAAGGGAGCATGAGTTATAAGGAGTTTACAGGGAAAATATCACCTAAAATTGAAGATTTTCGTTCTACAGTATTCATGAATGTATCTAGATACTATCTTGTTCCAATGTTACAAAAGATAGCACCTACTAAATATACATTTGGTTTGTATACTAGACGAAAAAGAAAGGAGTGGGCAATAGAGAAGTCGCATATAAATGATGCAATAGTAATAGCAGGCATAAAACCAAGGTGGCAAGATGATGCATGGTACTACATAAGACAGGTTCGTAAAAAGAAACGCAGTTTGCACGAAGAAATTCCCCGGAAAGGTAGGAAACAACCAAATAGAGAGGCAAAAAGAAACAATAAGAATGAAAAGGAAATAATAGTAAGGGGCAAGAAATGGTGTTTACGGGATAAGGTATATATTCATGAACTTTCAGAGGCAGGTTTTATAAGCGGTTTTACAGGCAAGTGGGTATATGTTCAGGACATTCATGGGAACTATCTACAATTGTCAGATAAGTATAAGCAAATCAATCCGGAAAAATTAGAACTGATGTATAGAAATAACAACTATATTTGTGAGCGATTCATCTCCACCCTATAG